One window of Triticum dicoccoides isolate Atlit2015 ecotype Zavitan chromosome 5A, WEW_v2.0, whole genome shotgun sequence genomic DNA carries:
- the LOC119303154 gene encoding protein STRICTOSIDINE SYNTHASE-LIKE 3-like has translation MASAGVVAAAAVVAALAAFCATDPLRLGSMADFPGFDALPVELPDAAEMPPHADAAERLRGAEIRFRGEVQGPESVAFDPLGRGPYTGVADGRVLVWDGARWAYFAHASPAWTAERCGGPKASPMEYLKDEHVCGRALGIRFDKRNGDLYIADAYFGLSKVGPEGGLATPLATEAEGVRFNFTNDLDLDADGNVYFTDSSVLYQRRHFMQLVFSGDASGRLLKYNPETKETTVLHRNLRFPNGVSLSKDGSFFVFCEGSRGRLSRYWLKGEKAGTVDLFAILPGFPDNVRTNDKGEFWVAIHCRRSAYARLLSRRVQLRKFLLSLPIPAKYHYLMQIGGNLHALIIKYSPEGEVLDILEDTKGQVVRAVSEVEEKDGKLWIGSVLMPFIAVFDYAKES, from the exons GCGTCGGCGGGCGTggtggccgcggcggcggtggtggcggcgctggcGGCCTTCTGCGCGACGGACCCGCTGCGGCTGGGCTCCATGGCCGACTTCCCGGGCTTCGACGCGCTCCCCGTGGAGCTCCCGGACGCGGCCGAGATGCCCCCGCACGCGGACGCCGCGGAGCGGCTGCGcggcgccgagatccggttccgcggcgAGGTGCAGGGCCCCGAGAGCGTCGCCTTCGACCCGCTCGGCCGCGGGCCCTACACGGGCGTCGCCGACGGCCGCGTCCTCGTCTGGGACGGCGCCCGCTGGGCCTACTTCGCGCACGCCTCCCCCGCCTGGACCGCCGAGCGCTGCGGCGGGCCCAAGGCGTCCCCCATGGAGTACCTCAAGGACGAGCACGTCTGCGGCCGCGCGCTCGGCATCCGGTTCGACAAGCGCAACGGGGACCTCTACATCGCCGACGCCTACTTCGGCCTCTCCAAGGTCGGGCCCGAGGGCGGGCTGGCCACGCCGCTCGCCACGGAGGCCGAGGGCGTGCGCTTCAACTTCACCAacgacctcgacctcgacgccgACGGCAACGTCTACTTCACCGACAGCAGCGTCCTCTACCAGAGAAG GCATTTCATGCAGTTGGTTTTCTCTGGAGATGCCTCTGGGAGGCTCTTGAAATACAATCCCGAAACAAAGGAGACAACAGTCCTTCACCGCAACCTCCGGTTTCCCAACGGAGTGAGCTTAAGCAAGGATGGCTCGTTCTTCGTCTTCTGTGAAGGATCTCGTGGAAG GTTGAGCAGATACTGGCTGAAAGGTGAGAAGGCAGGCACCGTCGATCTCTTCGCCATCCTGCCTGGGTTCCCGGACAACGTGAGGACCAACGACAAGGGCGAATTCTGGGTGGCAATCCATTGCCGACGCAGCGCATACGCCCGGCTCTTGAGTCGCCGCGTCCAGCTCAGAAAGTTCTTGCTCAGCCTCCCGATCCCCGCCAAGTATCACTACCTGATGCAAATCGGCGGCAATCTGCACGCGCTCATCATCAAGTACAGCCCTGAAGGCGAGGTGCTTGACATCTTGGAGGACACTAAAGGGCAGGTGGTGAGAGCTGTGagcgaagtggaggagaaggatggCAAGCTCTGGATAGGATCTGTTCTCATGCCCTTCATTGCC